In one Silene latifolia isolate original U9 population chromosome 10, ASM4854445v1, whole genome shotgun sequence genomic region, the following are encoded:
- the LOC141608869 gene encoding fatty acyl-CoA reductase 2, chloroplastic-like: protein MSFHHANDHNVGINNFFEHKTLFITGSTGFMGKVFVEKILRVLPSIQKMYLLVRASDAEVAKQRVKKEIIESKLFKVLREQHGQLYEKFMWNKLVPIAGDLCKPYLGMDTYLVDMIRNEVNVIVHMSGSTKWHDRYDNFFEFNVRSLTRLVDFAYECTKLALFVQVSSAYASQDLPGVAFEKPMDLGHYFIEDEINRKLSIEKLINTEMRIISEVARQFHEEEQTGEMMKLAMRRAKFYKMHNCYLLTKAIGELVAAKLSGKLPVVIIRPSLIESTIKEPFPGWVEGYKSLDPIILSYGTGQLEGFVANPNTILDVVPVDMVVNAMVTAMAKHGNEGKHGIKIYK from the exons ATGTCATTCCATCATGCAAATGATCACAATGTTGGCATCAATAATTTTTTCGAGCACAAAACCCTTTTCATTACCGGATCAACCGGTTTTATGGGAAAAG TTTTTGTAGAGAAGATTTTACGTGTATTGCCATCAATACAAAAGATGTATCTCTTGGTGAGAGCAAGTGATGCAGAAGTTGCCAAGCAAAGAGTAAAAAAAGAG ATTATAGAATCCAAGCTTTTCAAGGTTTTGAGAGAACAACATGGACAATTATATGAAAAGTTTATGTGGAACAAACTTGTTCCAATTGCTGGCGATCTTTGCAAACCGTATTTGGGTATGGATACGTATTTAGTTGACATGATCCGAAATGAAGTTAATGTGATCGTACATATGAGTGGTAGTACTAAATGGCATGACAG GTATGATAACTTCTTTGAATTCAATGTGAGGTCACTTACAAGACTAGTTGACTTTGCATATGAGTGCACGAAGCTCGCTCTCTTTGTACAAGTATCGTCTG CGTATGCAAGCCAAGATTTACCCGGAGTTGCATTCGAGAAGCCTATGGACTTGGGACATTATTTTATAGAAGACGAAATAAACAGGAAATTGTCCATTGAAAAACTCATAAATACTGAAATGAGGATAATTTCGGAAGTAGCTCGTCAGTTTCATGAAGAGGAGCAAACCGGAGAAATGATGAAGTTGGCCATGCGCCG GGCAAAGTTCTACAAAATGCATAACTGTTATCTACTTACAAAAGCTATCGGAGAATTGGTAGCAGCCAAATTAAGTGGAAAACTTCCAGTCGTCATTATTCGTCCAAGTCTAATTGAAAGCACCATTAAAGAACCATTTCCCGGTTGGGTTGAAGGATATAA GTCGCTGGACCCGATAATTTTAAGCTATGGAACGGGCCAACTCGAAGGATTTGTTGCAAACCCTAATACGATTCTAGATGTG GTGCCGGTAGACATGGTGGTGAATGCCATGGTGACGGCCATGGCTAAGCATGGGAACGAAGGAAAGCATGGAATAAAGATATACAAGTAA